The Flavobacterium faecale genome has a segment encoding these proteins:
- a CDS encoding response regulator transcription factor, whose product MESVNKKILLVEDDLNFGAVLKDYLMLNDFDVTLAKNGMEGFEKFKKDTYDLCILDVMMPYKDGYTLAKEIREKNSEVPIIFLTAKSMKEDVLKGYKAGADDYLNKPFDSEVLLMKIKAIIQRKSSDVKPEQVQFEFIVGKFHLNSKLRFLTIEGEEPIKLSPKENELLKMLIQHENDLMPRELALTKIWRDDNYFTSRSMDVYIAKLRKYLKLDENVEILNIHGEGFRLVVKK is encoded by the coding sequence ATGGAAAGTGTAAATAAAAAAATACTCTTAGTAGAGGACGATTTGAATTTTGGAGCCGTTCTAAAGGACTATTTAATGCTAAATGACTTTGATGTTACCTTGGCTAAAAATGGTATGGAAGGTTTTGAGAAATTCAAAAAAGACACGTACGACTTGTGTATTCTAGACGTAATGATGCCATACAAAGACGGGTATACCTTAGCAAAAGAAATTAGAGAAAAAAATAGTGAAGTGCCTATTATCTTCTTGACTGCAAAGTCTATGAAAGAAGATGTATTAAAAGGATACAAAGCAGGTGCTGATGATTATTTGAATAAACCTTTTGATTCTGAAGTATTGTTGATGAAAATCAAGGCAATTATTCAGAGAAAATCATCAGATGTTAAGCCTGAGCAAGTTCAATTTGAATTTATCGTTGGTAAATTTCATTTAAATTCAAAACTTCGTTTCTTGACAATTGAAGGTGAAGAACCTATAAAATTGTCTCCTAAAGAAAATGAATTATTGAAAATGTTAATTCAACATGAAAATGATTTAATGCCAAGAGAATTAGCTTTGACAAAAATATGGAGAGATGATAATTATTTTACTTCTCGTAGTATGGATGTGTACATCGCTAAATTACGTAAATATTTAAAATTAGACGAGAATGTTGAAATCCTTAATATCCACGGAGAAGGATTTAGACTAGTAGTCAAAAAATAA
- a CDS encoding MepB family protein, producing MTREIKHLDEVLFNAIGLSIAAVQAEVESTGYSAHTFLLGELSIKFRVSKITPTKTGQFVTLWKRNSQGITTPHSIVDPYDFYIIAAKKDNQIGYFIFPKTVLHDNAILSGSTKKGKCGFRVYPTWDQVNNQQAKKTQIWQYNYFIDCSNNSTEQLQKVSNLLSIF from the coding sequence GTGACTAGGGAAATAAAACATCTTGACGAAGTACTTTTTAATGCAATCGGTCTATCAATAGCAGCTGTTCAAGCTGAAGTTGAGAGCACAGGCTATTCGGCGCATACTTTTCTGCTGGGAGAACTTTCGATAAAATTTAGAGTTTCTAAAATCACACCCACCAAAACAGGTCAATTTGTAACCTTATGGAAACGCAACAGCCAAGGAATTACAACCCCGCACAGTATAGTCGATCCTTATGATTTTTACATCATAGCTGCAAAAAAAGACAATCAGATTGGGTACTTTATTTTTCCTAAAACTGTGTTACATGACAACGCCATTCTATCAGGTAGCACTAAAAAAGGAAAGTGCGGATTTAGAGTTTATCCAACTTGGGATCAAGTAAACAATCAGCAAGCAAAAAAAACACAGATTTGGCAGTATAATTACTTTATCGATTGTTCAAATAATAGCACGGAACAATTACAAAAAGTTAGCAACCTCCTTTCGATTTTTTAA
- a CDS encoding acyl-[acyl-carrier-protein] thioesterase: MPIHPSFSSILEKDYEINFTQCLPSGHLKYTELCNLLQLTAATHADLGGISFSDMQAFKQAWVLSRMRVEIKSLPKWKDTVTVKTWINTLENSRSIRALEIYLNGEKIIGGETFWAVFNTVKRRPEALALDHEHFVLYPDLKATAETFSKIVINPEKEEVFGKSVILSDLDIINHVNHVKYLEWCMDVVDEKIILNQKIKSFEMNFMKELSLRDKVVIHENIADHLIVFSVTKENKNCFALQLNLI, encoded by the coding sequence ATGCCAATACACCCATCCTTTAGTTCGATATTAGAAAAAGATTACGAAATAAATTTTACGCAGTGCCTTCCTTCAGGCCATTTAAAGTATACTGAGTTATGCAACTTATTGCAGCTTACAGCCGCTACACATGCAGATCTTGGTGGCATTAGCTTTTCAGACATGCAAGCTTTTAAACAAGCTTGGGTACTGAGTCGAATGCGTGTCGAAATTAAATCGCTACCCAAATGGAAAGATACGGTTACGGTCAAAACGTGGATTAATACCCTGGAAAATTCACGTTCTATTCGAGCATTAGAAATCTACCTTAACGGCGAGAAAATTATTGGAGGAGAAACTTTTTGGGCTGTATTTAACACCGTAAAACGACGCCCAGAAGCTTTGGCATTGGATCACGAACATTTTGTACTATATCCAGATTTGAAAGCTACCGCCGAAACCTTTTCGAAAATAGTAATCAATCCCGAAAAAGAAGAAGTTTTTGGAAAATCTGTCATTTTATCCGATTTAGATATTATCAACCACGTAAACCATGTAAAATACCTTGAATGGTGCATGGATGTTGTCGATGAAAAAATTATTCTAAACCAAAAAATAAAGAGTTTTGAGATGAATTTCATGAAAGAACTTTCGTTACGAGACAAAGTAGTCATTCATGAAAATATTGCCGATCATTTAATCGTTTTCAGCGTCACAAAAGAAAACAAGAACTGTTTTGCTTTACAACTGAATTTAATTTAG
- the miaA gene encoding tRNA (adenosine(37)-N6)-dimethylallyltransferase MiaA — translation MKYLITIIGPTAIGKTALSIQLANYYKCDIVSCDSRQFFKEMTIGTAVPNQKELAAAKHHFIQNKSITENYTVGDYEKEAISTIEKLFQFNDYVVFVGGSGLYVNAVLKGFDEFPEIDAMVRKDVTVKYEKLGITYLQDQLKSLDPQYFETVSIENPQTLLNPQRMMRFVEVCIGTQKPYSSFLKQKEKSRYFTPILIGLEADRAVLYNRINQRVDIMMDEGLLKEAKSLYSKRELNALQTVGYRELFQFFDQEISLDFAIEEIKKNTRRFAKRQLTWFKRDESTKWFDFETPTPTIIDYITGKTE, via the coding sequence ATGAAATACCTAATTACGATTATCGGTCCCACAGCAATTGGCAAAACAGCCTTGAGTATTCAGTTAGCCAATTATTATAAATGTGATATAGTTTCGTGCGATAGCCGACAATTTTTTAAAGAAATGACCATTGGTACCGCAGTCCCGAATCAAAAGGAGCTAGCCGCAGCTAAACATCATTTTATACAAAACAAATCGATAACCGAAAATTATACGGTAGGAGATTATGAAAAAGAAGCCATAAGCACCATCGAAAAATTATTTCAATTCAATGATTATGTTGTTTTTGTGGGTGGCTCAGGTCTTTACGTAAATGCTGTTTTGAAAGGATTTGATGAATTTCCGGAAATAGATGCTATGGTGCGAAAAGACGTTACCGTAAAATATGAAAAACTCGGAATCACATACCTGCAAGACCAATTAAAAAGTCTTGACCCACAGTATTTTGAAACTGTCAGCATTGAAAATCCGCAAACCTTACTCAATCCGCAACGCATGATGCGCTTTGTAGAAGTTTGTATAGGCACTCAAAAACCCTACTCTTCGTTTTTAAAACAAAAAGAAAAAAGTCGCTACTTTACCCCCATACTCATTGGTCTCGAAGCTGATCGTGCTGTACTCTACAACCGTATCAACCAGCGAGTAGACATCATGATGGATGAAGGTTTGCTTAAAGAAGCTAAAAGTTTATATTCTAAAAGAGAGCTGAACGCCCTACAAACGGTGGGCTATAGAGAATTATTTCAGTTTTTTGATCAAGAAATTAGCTTGGATTTTGCCATTGAAGAAATCAAGAAGAATACCCGCCGTTTTGCTAAACGTCAACTAACTTGGTTTAAACGTGATGAAAGTACAAAGTGGTTCGACTTTGAAACACCAACACCTACCATAATCGATTATATTACTGGTAAGACAGAATAA
- a CDS encoding ion transporter, with translation MSKKSNYTLFKQRAYIIIYGTSTKAGRLFDLILLALILLSVLLVMMETVADFNAQYHSQLILLEWVITVFFSIEYLMRIISIDKPWKYIFSFYGIIDFLSIFPMYLSLVLVGSNVFTVVRALRLLRLFKILNHPQFNSQSVHLKRAINASRGKIIVFIYFVLIITIIIGSIMYVVEGAASGFTSIPAGIYWTIVTLTTVGYGDISPVTPFGQFIASFVMILGYGIIAVPTGIVTAEIAKSTTKVPKQTKPCTVCGTDDHQDNARFCYKCGTSLLS, from the coding sequence ATGTCTAAGAAATCAAATTATACCCTATTCAAACAACGTGCTTATATCATCATCTATGGTACTAGCACCAAAGCGGGGCGGTTATTTGATTTAATTTTATTGGCACTTATTCTACTCAGTGTTCTTTTAGTGATGATGGAAACCGTAGCAGATTTTAATGCTCAGTATCATTCACAACTTATATTATTAGAATGGGTCATAACTGTTTTCTTCTCTATCGAATACCTCATGAGGATCATCAGTATTGACAAACCATGGAAATACATTTTCAGTTTTTACGGTATTATCGATTTCCTTTCGATCTTTCCCATGTACTTAAGCTTAGTTCTTGTGGGGTCAAACGTCTTCACGGTGGTACGCGCCTTAAGATTGTTACGACTATTCAAAATTCTGAATCATCCGCAATTCAATAGTCAATCGGTTCACCTCAAAAGAGCTATTAACGCTAGTCGTGGTAAGATCATTGTTTTCATCTATTTCGTACTCATTATCACAATAATAATCGGTTCCATCATGTATGTAGTCGAAGGAGCAGCAAGTGGCTTCACGAGTATTCCTGCCGGAATCTACTGGACCATTGTCACCTTGACGACCGTAGGCTATGGTGATATTTCACCTGTTACGCCCTTTGGACAATTTATAGCGTCTTTCGTAATGATATTGGGTTATGGCATCATCGCAGTACCAACAGGTATTGTAACCGCCGAAATCGCAAAATCTACAACCAAAGTTCCTAAACAAACAAAACCTTGTACCGTGTGTGGCACAGATGACCATCAGGACAATGCTCGATTTTGTTATAAATGTGGAACTTCACTACTTAGTTAA
- a CDS encoding exonuclease domain-containing protein: protein MYAILDIETTGGQFNEEGITEIAIYKFDGHEVVDQFISLVNPEIPIQPFVVQLTGINNAMLKSAPKFHEIAKRIVEITTDCVVVAHNATFDYRILRTEFRRLGYDFQSRTICTVELAKTLIPEQPSYSLGKLVRALGIPVTDRHRASGDALATVKLFKMLLDKDIEKTIVKDFIKFEIEKGIAPKLQDIINKLPAKTGIYYVHNQAGAIINIGKSRNIKKRINQIFTGITNTAKKIQKEVFEVSYEETGNELIAILKETEAIKVNRPVYNRIPRRNTLPWSIYAEKDSNGYLNLKLQKTDGRKKDITSYNNETDGKNALFRITDEFKLCQKLTGLYPTKTACFKHKIKECDGACLGEVSATEYNLRVQNFITKNNFDNTSMVIIDRGRSVSERSAVLIENGQLKGYAFYDLNYQITNIEILRTILIPMPNNRDTKHTVQTYLKKNKGHKIMKF, encoded by the coding sequence TTGTACGCGATACTAGACATAGAAACCACAGGAGGACAATTCAACGAAGAAGGAATTACGGAAATTGCCATCTATAAATTTGACGGACACGAAGTTGTGGACCAGTTTATTAGCTTGGTTAATCCTGAAATTCCTATTCAGCCATTTGTGGTACAACTTACAGGTATAAATAACGCCATGCTAAAATCGGCGCCTAAATTTCATGAAATTGCAAAACGCATTGTTGAAATCACAACTGACTGTGTGGTGGTGGCTCACAATGCAACTTTTGACTATCGCATCTTGCGAACTGAATTTCGTCGCCTAGGATATGATTTTCAGTCGCGAACCATCTGTACGGTAGAATTAGCCAAGACCTTGATCCCAGAACAGCCATCCTACAGCCTTGGTAAGCTTGTGCGTGCCTTAGGCATCCCTGTTACAGATAGGCATCGGGCAAGTGGTGATGCACTCGCTACCGTCAAGCTTTTTAAAATGTTGCTTGATAAGGATATCGAAAAAACGATTGTCAAAGATTTTATTAAATTCGAAATCGAAAAAGGAATCGCACCAAAACTTCAAGATATTATAAACAAGCTCCCTGCCAAAACGGGAATTTATTACGTCCATAACCAAGCTGGAGCTATTATAAATATTGGAAAAAGTAGAAATATAAAAAAACGTATCAACCAGATTTTTACTGGAATAACAAATACTGCCAAAAAAATACAAAAAGAAGTTTTTGAAGTGTCTTATGAAGAGACAGGAAACGAACTTATAGCCATTCTAAAAGAGACAGAAGCGATTAAAGTTAACCGTCCCGTTTATAATCGTATTCCGAGACGCAACACTTTACCTTGGTCCATTTATGCTGAGAAAGACAGCAATGGCTACCTAAACTTAAAGCTTCAAAAAACAGACGGACGCAAAAAAGATATCACTTCATACAACAATGAGACAGATGGTAAAAATGCGCTATTCCGTATTACAGATGAATTTAAGTTATGTCAGAAACTAACTGGCTTATACCCTACTAAGACCGCTTGCTTCAAGCATAAAATTAAGGAATGTGATGGAGCATGCTTAGGAGAAGTTTCCGCTACCGAGTACAACCTAAGAGTACAGAATTTCATCACGAAAAATAATTTTGATAACACTAGTATGGTGATCATTGATCGAGGTAGATCTGTATCCGAACGATCAGCCGTATTGATAGAAAATGGCCAATTGAAGGGCTATGCTTTTTATGATTTAAATTATCAAATCACCAATATTGAAATCCTTAGAACGATACTGATTCCTATGCCAAATAATAGAGACACAAAGCATACTGTTCAAACTTACCTTAAAAAAAATAAGGGGCACAAAATCATGAAATTCTAA
- a CDS encoding YggS family pyridoxal phosphate-dependent enzyme, with translation MTIAENLQQIRTTLPETVTLVAVSKTKPVSDLTEAYESGQRIFGENKIQEMADKWEQMPKDIQWHMIGHVQTNKVKFMAPFVSLVHGVDSLKLLQEINKQAAKNNRVINCLLQLHIAEEETKFGLDEQELNDLIASEEFATMQNIQIQGVMGMATFTDNQEQVKKEFTHLKSIFDTLKGKNPVHCNLQTISMGMSGDYKLAIECGSTMVRIGSSIFGGR, from the coding sequence ATGACAATAGCCGAAAATCTACAACAAATACGAACTACGTTACCCGAAACTGTTACTTTAGTTGCGGTCTCTAAAACAAAGCCTGTAAGTGATTTAACCGAAGCATACGAATCTGGTCAACGCATTTTTGGAGAAAACAAAATTCAAGAAATGGCAGACAAGTGGGAACAAATGCCGAAAGATATTCAGTGGCATATGATTGGACATGTACAGACCAACAAAGTCAAATTCATGGCTCCTTTTGTAAGCTTAGTTCATGGTGTTGATAGCTTAAAATTACTTCAAGAAATCAATAAACAAGCCGCGAAAAATAATCGTGTGATTAACTGTTTATTACAACTACACATTGCCGAAGAAGAAACTAAATTTGGTTTGGATGAGCAGGAACTGAATGACCTGATAGCTTCCGAAGAATTTGCTACAATGCAAAATATCCAAATACAAGGCGTGATGGGAATGGCAACTTTCACCGACAATCAAGAGCAAGTCAAGAAAGAGTTCACCCATTTAAAATCTATTTTTGATACTCTAAAAGGTAAAAATCCTGTACATTGTAACCTTCAGACTATTTCAATGGGAATGTCAGGCGATTACAAACTCGCTATAGAATGCGGAAGTACCATGGTTCGCATTGGAAGTAGTATCTTTGGAGGAAGATAA
- a CDS encoding 3-hydroxyacyl-CoA dehydrogenase family protein: MKTVAVIGAGTMGNGIAHTFAQNGFVVKLIDVSEKALDKAMETIANNLNRMVTKGTITTEVFAKTITNIITYTDLKDGVTGVDFVIEAATENLDLKLAIFKKLNELCPHNTIFATNTSSISITQIAAVVAHPDRVIGMHFMNPVPLMPLVEIIKGYNTSDEVVAITLALTQKLEKTAVTVNDHPGFVANRILMPMINEAIETLYNQVAGVAEIDAVMKLGMSHPMGTLQLADFIGLDVCLSILNVMHDGFKNPKYAPCPLLVNMVNAKKLGVKSGEGFYDYSESKKAEKVSKQFLK, encoded by the coding sequence ATGAAAACAGTAGCAGTAATTGGTGCAGGAACTATGGGTAACGGAATTGCTCATACATTTGCGCAAAATGGTTTTGTAGTCAAGTTAATTGATGTATCAGAGAAGGCATTAGATAAAGCAATGGAAACAATTGCTAACAATTTGAATCGAATGGTAACCAAAGGAACAATAACTACCGAGGTATTCGCCAAGACCATTACAAATATAATTACCTATACCGATTTGAAAGATGGTGTCACAGGAGTCGATTTTGTGATTGAAGCAGCTACTGAAAATCTAGATTTAAAACTCGCTATCTTCAAAAAATTGAACGAATTATGTCCGCACAATACTATTTTTGCGACTAATACGTCTTCGATTTCGATTACGCAAATTGCAGCCGTAGTTGCACATCCTGATAGAGTGATTGGTATGCATTTTATGAATCCCGTGCCACTTATGCCTTTGGTCGAAATTATTAAAGGATACAATACTAGTGATGAGGTTGTTGCTATTACTTTGGCATTGACTCAAAAATTAGAAAAAACAGCTGTTACCGTCAATGATCATCCTGGATTTGTAGCAAATCGCATTTTAATGCCAATGATTAACGAAGCAATTGAGACGCTTTATAATCAAGTAGCTGGAGTTGCCGAAATTGATGCCGTAATGAAACTCGGAATGAGTCACCCTATGGGAACCTTGCAACTGGCCGATTTTATTGGACTAGATGTTTGCCTATCCATCTTAAACGTGATGCACGATGGTTTCAAAAATCCAAAGTATGCGCCTTGCCCTTTACTAGTGAACATGGTCAATGCTAAAAAATTGGGTGTAAAATCTGGCGAAGGTTTTTATGATTATAGCGAAAGCAAGAAGGCTGAAAAAGTTTCTAAGCAGTTTTTGAAATAG
- a CDS encoding Gfo/Idh/MocA family protein, giving the protein MLKIGVLGAGHLGKIHLRLLQQSEKYELVGFYDPNQENAEKISKEFGYKHFETIAKLIHAVDVIDIVTPTLSHYKCARAAIKSGKHVFIEKPISNTVAEAEEIIALAKEYNVKGQVGHVERFNPAFIATKNMIENPMFIETHRLAEFNPRGTDVPVVLDLMIHDIDAILSVVQSPVTHVSASGVSVISETPDIANARLEFENGCVANLTASRISLKNMRKSRFFQKDAYISVDFLEKKCEVVKMKDAPENPGDFDMILQNAEGVKKQIYFSNPDVNHNNAILDELESFAHAINTDTEPVVTLEQATEALRIAYQIIDCFKK; this is encoded by the coding sequence ATGCTGAAAATTGGAGTATTGGGTGCTGGTCACTTAGGAAAAATACATTTGCGATTATTACAACAATCTGAAAAATATGAATTGGTTGGTTTTTATGACCCTAATCAAGAAAATGCCGAAAAAATATCAAAGGAATTTGGCTATAAACATTTTGAAACTATTGCCAAGTTGATTCACGCTGTGGATGTGATTGATATTGTAACGCCTACGTTATCGCATTACAAATGTGCTCGTGCGGCCATAAAATCGGGTAAACATGTTTTTATCGAAAAACCAATTTCGAATACTGTTGCCGAAGCAGAAGAAATTATTGCACTTGCAAAAGAATATAATGTTAAGGGACAGGTTGGGCATGTGGAGCGCTTTAATCCTGCCTTTATCGCTACCAAAAATATGATCGAAAATCCGATGTTTATTGAAACGCATCGTTTAGCTGAATTCAACCCTCGCGGAACCGATGTTCCTGTGGTTTTGGATTTGATGATTCATGATATCGATGCTATTTTGAGCGTAGTACAATCGCCAGTTACACATGTGTCTGCGAGCGGCGTATCTGTGATTAGTGAAACTCCTGATATTGCCAATGCGCGTTTAGAATTTGAGAATGGCTGTGTTGCCAACTTGACTGCAAGCCGTATTTCATTAAAAAACATGCGTAAAAGTAGATTTTTTCAAAAAGACGCCTATATTTCCGTAGACTTCTTAGAGAAAAAATGTGAAGTGGTAAAAATGAAGGATGCACCAGAAAATCCTGGTGATTTTGATATGATTTTACAAAATGCCGAAGGAGTAAAAAAACAAATTTATTTCTCTAATCCTGATGTAAATCACAACAATGCCATTTTGGACGAACTTGAGTCTTTTGCACATGCAATCAACACCGATACAGAGCCAGTAGTAACTCTCGAACAAGCAACAGAAGCACTTAGAATTGCTTATCAGATAATTGATTGTTTTAAAAAATAA
- a CDS encoding protein-L-isoaspartate(D-aspartate) O-methyltransferase, which produces MKDTAKHQGRRNQLVSLLQEKGITDKNVLEAIRKIPRHLFLNSSFEEYAYQDTAFQITAGQTISQPYTVAFQSQLLEIKKDHKILEIGTGSGYQTAVLCMMGAKVFSIERQNELFKETSALLPKLGIRPKHLTFGDGYKGLPGFAPFDSIIVTAGAPFIPQPLMAQLKIGGRLVIPLGETVQIMTLLIRINETQFERHELGECKFVPLLEDKN; this is translated from the coding sequence TTGAAAGATACTGCAAAACATCAAGGACGTCGAAATCAACTAGTAAGCTTATTACAAGAAAAAGGAATTACAGACAAAAATGTTTTGGAAGCCATCAGAAAGATTCCGAGACACCTGTTTTTGAATTCAAGTTTTGAGGAATATGCCTATCAAGACACCGCTTTTCAGATTACGGCTGGGCAAACCATTTCGCAACCTTATACCGTAGCATTCCAGTCACAACTGTTAGAAATCAAAAAAGATCATAAAATTTTAGAAATAGGTACAGGCTCTGGTTATCAAACGGCAGTTTTGTGCATGATGGGTGCTAAAGTTTTTAGTATCGAAAGGCAAAATGAATTGTTCAAAGAAACGTCTGCCTTACTACCAAAACTAGGCATTAGACCAAAACACCTCACCTTTGGAGACGGATACAAAGGTTTACCAGGTTTCGCTCCATTCGACAGCATTATTGTAACTGCTGGCGCTCCGTTTATTCCGCAACCACTTATGGCACAATTAAAAATAGGGGGTAGGCTGGTAATTCCGTTAGGAGAAACGGTTCAAATTATGACATTGCTTATTCGTATCAACGAAACGCAATTTGAAAGACACGAACTTGGAGAGTGTAAGTTTGTTCCGTTGTTAGAAGATAAAAACTAA
- a CDS encoding Fic family protein gives MKYLLKTARESKALKTRELAQLLGIDQALISKFESGTRKPTKEQILKLATALDINYETLMVAWLKEKILYEIGDDALALKALKEAEEEIKYNRSVTNNIISNALQSVLDQIDVLKIKLDQFRQFDSFRIAQALELEYTFESNRIEGNTLTLRETDLVINEGLTISGKSMREHLEAINHQEAIAYIKHLMEKNTTLNEREVLSIHNLILRGINPDDAGRYRKVQVMIKGSTYMPPQPYMVSKEMEDFYIWYETHKNNLHPVVLAAEMHERLVTIHPFIDGNGRTSRLVMNLILLQHGYVIANIKGDYDSRMQYYQSLETAQTQNNKEDFLLFIAQIEKQSLERYIGIIGQ, from the coding sequence ATGAAGTATTTATTAAAAACAGCTCGGGAATCTAAGGCCTTAAAAACTAGAGAGCTTGCACAATTATTGGGCATCGATCAAGCCTTGATTAGTAAATTTGAAAGTGGCACGCGCAAACCAACCAAAGAACAAATTTTAAAATTGGCTACCGCACTAGACATTAACTACGAAACCTTGATGGTGGCTTGGCTCAAAGAAAAAATTCTTTATGAAATTGGTGATGATGCCTTAGCTCTTAAAGCATTAAAAGAAGCTGAAGAAGAAATAAAATATAATAGAAGTGTTACCAACAATATCATTTCAAATGCACTCCAATCGGTGCTGGATCAAATTGATGTTTTAAAAATAAAATTAGACCAATTTAGACAATTTGATAGTTTCAGGATTGCACAAGCACTCGAGCTTGAATACACCTTTGAGAGTAATCGTATCGAGGGCAACACACTCACCTTACGCGAGACCGACTTGGTTATCAACGAAGGTCTGACTATCTCTGGAAAAAGCATGAGAGAACATCTTGAGGCCATTAACCATCAAGAAGCGATTGCTTACATTAAACATTTGATGGAGAAAAACACCACTTTGAATGAAAGAGAAGTTTTGTCAATCCATAATTTGATTCTGAGAGGAATTAATCCCGATGATGCAGGTCGATACAGAAAAGTACAAGTTATGATAAAAGGTAGTACTTATATGCCACCACAACCGTACATGGTTTCAAAAGAGATGGAGGATTTTTATATTTGGTATGAAACCCACAAAAATAACTTGCACCCCGTAGTTTTGGCTGCCGAAATGCACGAACGACTGGTTACTATCCATCCGTTTATTGATGGGAACGGCAGGACCTCTCGATTAGTGATGAACTTAATTTTGCTACAACATGGTTATGTCATTGCCAATATAAAAGGAGATTATGATTCAAGAATGCAGTATTACCAATCTCTTGAGACGGCACAAACCCAAAATAACAAGGAAGACTTTTTGTTGTTTATTGCACAGATAGAAAAACAATCCCTGGAACGCTACATTGGGATTATAGGACAATAA
- the smpB gene encoding SsrA-binding protein SmpB, producing the protein MLKTVNILNKRARFDYEIIEKYSAGIVLAGTEIKSIRLGKANITESFCEFTGTELFAINTYIEEYTFGNQFNHKARSERKLLLKKKELKTLARAVQSKGLTVVPLKLYTNDKGLAKLEIGLCRGKKTYDKRESLKEQDTKRDLDRIKKIHK; encoded by the coding sequence ATGCTAAAAACAGTTAACATCCTTAATAAACGTGCTCGATTTGATTATGAGATAATCGAAAAGTATTCTGCTGGAATCGTACTAGCAGGTACAGAGATCAAATCCATCCGTTTAGGAAAAGCCAATATCACCGAAAGTTTTTGCGAATTTACTGGTACAGAGCTTTTTGCAATCAATACTTATATTGAAGAATACACCTTTGGAAACCAATTTAATCACAAAGCACGTAGTGAGAGAAAACTTCTGCTCAAGAAAAAAGAATTAAAAACCCTTGCTCGCGCTGTACAATCTAAAGGACTTACCGTTGTGCCTTTAAAATTGTATACCAACGATAAAGGATTGGCTAAACTAGAAATTGGTCTTTGTAGAGGAAAGAAAACCTACGACAAAAGAGAATCTCTCAAAGAACAAGATACCAAACGAGATTTGGATAGAATTAAAAAAATACATAAATAG
- a CDS encoding VF530 family DNA-binding protein, protein MENQPSKDPMHGITLKIIVEQLESYYGFDTLAELINIKCFKSNPSVKSSLTFLRKTDWARKKVEELYIKTLPKF, encoded by the coding sequence ATGGAAAATCAGCCTTCAAAAGATCCGATGCACGGAATCACGCTAAAAATCATTGTCGAACAACTTGAATCCTATTATGGATTTGATACTTTGGCAGAATTAATTAACATAAAATGCTTCAAAAGCAATCCGTCAGTCAAATCATCACTTACTTTTTTACGAAAAACAGATTGGGCACGAAAAAAAGTAGAGGAGTTGTATATTAAGACGTTACCTAAGTTTTAA